The window CATAGCATGTTCAATTTAAAATATTGTCTTTTTGAGGCTCTTTAACTTATTTTAAATCTCAATGGCCCTATTTGGTAATCTAAAATTGTAAAATTGTTAAAGTATTGTTAAAAAGGTGCCCCTTTCGGTGTCAGTATAACTTCCTTACCCTTCACAACCCTTAAAAACAGTGGTTTTTTCAAATTAAAGAAGACCCTCTTCCTCCGCAACCAAGCACAAAGCTTGAAAGTAAAAAACCGCAGATTTAACGCTGCGGTTTTTTTTATTTTAAGGGTTTATGCACCTTTAAATCCTTGGAGTCAGTCATTTTCGGGCATGGGCCGGTCCTCGTAGAAGTCCTTGAACGTTTTTTCGGTAGTGTAATCGTCTCGCAGCACCTTGTAGACCGTAATAATGAGCGCTACCTGACCCAAAACAGTAAGGTAAAACACCCAGTTAAAGGCCAAATCCATGGCCGCAAAGAGCGTCACCGTTACCAAAACAAGGGTTGTCAAACCAAGCCAATCCATCGCAGAAATCTTCATCCTTTAGGTTTTTATTGTTTTGTTTAATTTTAACCTAATATAGTTAAACATTTTGTATCTTTCACAAAATTGCTGTTAAAAAAAAACGCTTTAATCCTAAAATCTAGATACCCCATGTTCGGATTGTTCAAAAAGAAAACGGAAAAAGAAAAACTACAGGAAAAATACGCCAAGTTGCTAAAGGAAGCCCATGCGCTATCCACCACCAATCGCAAGCTCAGCGATGAAAAAGTCTTTGAGGCGGAAGAAATCATGAAAAAAATAGAACAGTTGGATTAAGGTTTACTCTCTCCCATTCCCTCCCCAGTTGGTACTTATCGGATACACGAACACAATAGAGTCCTAGTTCTGATGAACCACTACATGTGCATAACTTATATCCAATAAGGCTTAATCCTGCTTCCAACCAAAGGTTGGAATTCCTTGGCCTATAAGTTAAAAATGATGCGGCGTATTGGTTTTATGCCTATTTTGAAAGGTATAGAAACTTTCTATTTCGATTATGTTGAAGTTAAACACCAAATAAACACAGAAGTATGGATAACGAAAGTAAACTTTTCATTATCAAATCAATTCATACTTTAATTTGGGTATTCTTTGTTTCGATAATTATTTACATTCTGTATTCCGGGCTAACGGACAAGGTAACATTGTATACCTGGATGGGTATCGGATTAATTATTGGGGAAGGGTTAATTCTCTTACTATTCAAAATGTCCTGCCCCCTCACCGTTATCGCGCGAAACTACTCGGAATCCCAAAAAGACAACTTTGACATTTTCTTACCCAATTGGCTCGCAAAGCATAACAAACTTATCTTCACATCCATTTTTGTGATAGCACTAATCATCGTGATGTATAGATCGTTAACTTGAATTCCCAATGAAAATTTATGAATAGCAGGTATGTCATGTACTCCAAAGGAGCATTCTTTAAAATCACTACCTTTAAATTGAAATATCGGTAATTGATATGTCCTTCGAACCGTAAAACGCAAATCATCTGAATTATCTTTTGCCCACCATGAAACAGATACGCATGAAACACCTCAGACCCCTTTTTTGCCTACTGCTACTATCCAATGTTCTTGTCGCGCAAAGCCCAAAGCAAGAAAAGATGGAGCAGCTCCATTTTCTGGTCGGGGAATGGGTGGGCACCTCTAAAATCTATGAAAACGGAGTTTTGGCCAAGGAAGGGGCGGCCTACGAGCATATCTCCTACGATTTGGAAAAGAACATATTGGTCATTGAGCTGAATACGGAGTTTCTACAACTCCATACCGTTATCCTTTACGACGAAAAAGACCAGAAATACTACTACCACCGATTTTCCAAAGATGGAGCTGCCGTATACCCCGCAGAATTTAAGGAGGAGCTCATTGTATGGCGGGACGAAAACACCCGGTTTTTCTTCGGTAGTACCCCAGAGGGGCGTTTTCGAGAATATGGCGAACAATTGATCAACGGAAAATGGGTCAAAACATTTGAAGACACCTTTATAAATACCCAATGAAAATCCAAATCCAAAAACCCAAAGGTGCAGCTGCAAGTCCAGAAATGAAAAGCAAGTATATGAAACCACTCTTTTTATGGTCTGTTATCGGACTCCTGGCATTGAGCTGCAAGCAGGAAAAGACTATTTCCGAAGAAGAAAAGCCTCAAGTTGTGGCTGCATTGAACGAAATCATGGAACTCGACCAGAAATATGCGGGGATTCCGTCCAATGAGCTTCGGGAAAAACACGGCAATCAGAAAGCTTGGGAAATTTTTAAAAAGCAGCGGGATAGCGTAGGCCTAGTCAACCAGAACAAAATCAAGAAATTATACCAAAAGTACGGATACTTGGGCGAGCAAAAGATAGGAAAGGAAGCCGCTACCGATTTTTGGGTGGTGGTCCAACATGCGGATAATGACATCCCCTTCCAACAGGAAATGTTGAAGGCCATGGAAACGGAAATCGCAAAGGGCAGCAAGGACAAATACCACTATGCGATGTTGGAAGACAGGATCAATGTCAATCTCAACAAACCGCAACGTTTTGGAAGCCAAGTGACCTACAACGATATGGGACAGGCCATTCCAAAGAACGGACTGGTGGATACCACGGCGGTCGACAGTTTGCGCAAAGCCCACTCCATGCCCGATTTTATCGAATACTATAATCAAATGACCGAAATGCACTATGAAATGAACAAACAACTATTTCTGGACAAGGGCATTATGGAACCACAACTGTATGGAAACTAAAAAAGAACTGCGCAACCGCTGCTGGATAGATATTGACGGAAAAAAGTTTTTTGGCCCGGGACGGGCGCAATTATTGGTGATGATCGATAAAAACGGTTCGCTCTCCAAAGCGGCCAAGGAAATGGGCATGTCCTACCGAAAAGCCTGGTCCATGGTCGAGGATATGAACCAAAGAGGCCAACAACCCTACGTGGAACTGCACAAGGGCGGTACCCAAGGGGGCGGGGCCGAATTAACACCACGGGGCAAAACAGTATTGGCTGCCTTTCAACATATGAACGCCCAGATTCAGGCAACTTTGGAGCAACACACCCAAGACATGTTGGGGCTGATTTAAATCTTGATACCGAATCCGTGAAGCAGTATCAAACGGAAACCCACATACAGCACCAAAATGGCCGTGAGTACACCCAAAAACTTTAGATTGAACCTTTTATTGGACAGATAAGAGCCGATTCCACCGCCAAGCACTACTGCCACCACCAATTGTAGCATCAGCTCGTTGTTCAGTTGGAAGGTTCCCGCCATATTCAAACCAATCAGGCCTGCAATGGAATTCACCAAAATAAAAACGGAAGCCAAAGAAGCCACTATTCTTGGGTTTTCCCATTTAAGCAGGTTGAGCACCGGTGATAAAAAGATGCCGCCACCTATTCCGGATATTCCAGAAAGTAAGCCAATGCCTCCACCGAGCGTCAATTTTTTTGGATTTGAAAATTTTTTCGAGTCCAGTTTTTTCTTCGCAAAGCGAAGCATCATAAAAAATCCTGCCATCACTAATGCACCTCCCAAAATCAAAAAGAAGGTGGTTTGGGACAAGCGGATTTGGGCACCCAGATATGCAAACGGTATGCTCATCACCAAAAAGGGCCAGAACAATTTCACGTCAAATACCCGGTTCCGAATAAAAACTATCGTCCCAATAGTGACCACACAAATATTCAACAAGAGCGCAGTGGAACGTATTTCGTAAAAATCGGTAAGGAAAAGGCTTAAAATCGCCAGATAACTGGACCCACCCCCAAATCCGACCGAACTATAAAACAGCGCAATCAGAAAAAAGACCAAGGGCAAGTATTCGACTGTCATCAATTAAGAAATTAGCTTACATTGAATCAAATCCCCCTTTTTCAATGCCTCGCCATCATCTACAAAGGCGAGTGCATTACCTTGGGCCATGGATTGGATCATGGAAGAGCCCTGTCCGTCCAAAATCTCTACAGTTCCGTCCACAACAGCGGCCTTTAAAAAAGTGGGGCGTCCAAAACGGTTTTCAAAATCATGTTGTATCGAGAATCGATATGTGGTCAAACCCACTTTTTCATATCCAGATAAGCGTTGCAGCAAAGGAAGTACGTACACATAAAAACAGGTCAATGATGACGCTGGGTTTCCTGGCAAGGCAAACACAAACTGATTTTCCTTTCGGCCAAAATAAAGCGGTTTTCCCGGTTTTTGAAACACCTTGTAAAACAACTCCTTAACTCCATTTTCTTCCAGGGATTGTTTTACAAAATCGTAATCACCCACAGATATTCCTCCAGAGATAATGAGCACATCGCAAGACTCCAATGCGGTTTTGATTCCCGCTTTTGTGGCCTCGAAATCGTCTTTAATTTGTGTTTTTTGATGGTGCTGGAATCCGAATTGTTGCAAGGCTCCTGCAATTGCGTAGCTGTTGGATTCATATATCTGTCCCTCCGTTTTGGATTCTCCCGGTTTTACCAATTCATTTCCCGTGGTGATGATATTGACCCGTGGTTTAGAAAAAACTGTGAACTGCGACAACCCCAAACTTCCCATCAAAGCCAAAGAAGGTGAATTCAACATATGTCCTTTTTCAAATACCGTTTGCCCTTCCGCCAACTGACCGCCTTTTTTACGGACATTTTGTCCAGCCTTGGGCGTTTCATCAAGAAACAGCGTCTTGTCTTTAACGGAGGTTTTCTCCTGCATCATCACAGCCGTGGTGTTTTGGGGTACCTTCGCCCCCGTAAAAATTCGAACGGCTTCGCCATCGTTTAACGAGATAGACTTGGAGTCACCAGCTGCCACCTCCCCTGCCAATTGGTATTCTTGATAAAGTCCGCAAAGCGCATAGCCGTCCATGGCCGAATTATCAAACTCAGGCACATCAAAAGGGGCGGTCGTGTTCGTCGACAAAGCATAACCAAGTGCCTCCTCCAAAGGTTTGGATTCGCTTTTTAGTTCAATCTTTTGGTCTTCGATGATCCTAAGTGCTTCTTCAATCGTAACCATTAGCCTCCTATTGAAATCATGGAACGGTTCTGCTCATAATGGTCGGCATCCATTTTTACGTCCATGCCGTCCCTTGAGTGTTTTTTGGATTTGATGGACTCCAAAATGATATTCTCTATGGGTTCTCCATTTCGAAACGCAGTCAACAAATCGGTTTCGGAGGTGGCAAAGAGGCAATTTTTCATTTTTCCATCAGCTGTCAATCGAATACGGTTGCACTCATCACAAAACGGATTGGTAATTGTGCTCACAATGCCAAAACTGCCCTTGTGGCCCTTTACCCTAA is drawn from Flagellimonas sp. MMG031 and contains these coding sequences:
- the glp gene encoding gephyrin-like molybdotransferase Glp, which translates into the protein MVTIEEALRIIEDQKIELKSESKPLEEALGYALSTNTTAPFDVPEFDNSAMDGYALCGLYQEYQLAGEVAAGDSKSISLNDGEAVRIFTGAKVPQNTTAVMMQEKTSVKDKTLFLDETPKAGQNVRKKGGQLAEGQTVFEKGHMLNSPSLALMGSLGLSQFTVFSKPRVNIITTGNELVKPGESKTEGQIYESNSYAIAGALQQFGFQHHQKTQIKDDFEATKAGIKTALESCDVLIISGGISVGDYDFVKQSLEENGVKELFYKVFQKPGKPLYFGRKENQFVFALPGNPASSLTCFYVYVLPLLQRLSGYEKVGLTTYRFSIQHDFENRFGRPTFLKAAVVDGTVEILDGQGSSMIQSMAQGNALAFVDDGEALKKGDLIQCKLIS
- a CDS encoding Lacal_2735 family protein produces the protein MFGLFKKKTEKEKLQEKYAKLLKEAHALSTTNRKLSDEKVFEAEEIMKKIEQLD
- a CDS encoding sulfite exporter TauE/SafE family protein, whose product is MTVEYLPLVFFLIALFYSSVGFGGGSSYLAILSLFLTDFYEIRSTALLLNICVVTIGTIVFIRNRVFDVKLFWPFLVMSIPFAYLGAQIRLSQTTFFLILGGALVMAGFFMMLRFAKKKLDSKKFSNPKKLTLGGGIGLLSGISGIGGGIFLSPVLNLLKWENPRIVASLASVFILVNSIAGLIGLNMAGTFQLNNELMLQLVVAVVLGGGIGSYLSNKRFNLKFLGVLTAILVLYVGFRLILLHGFGIKI
- a CDS encoding DUF6624 domain-containing protein, which encodes MKIQIQKPKGAAASPEMKSKYMKPLFLWSVIGLLALSCKQEKTISEEEKPQVVAALNEIMELDQKYAGIPSNELREKHGNQKAWEIFKKQRDSVGLVNQNKIKKLYQKYGYLGEQKIGKEAATDFWVVVQHADNDIPFQQEMLKAMETEIAKGSKDKYHYAMLEDRINVNLNKPQRFGSQVTYNDMGQAIPKNGLVDTTAVDSLRKAHSMPDFIEYYNQMTEMHYEMNKQLFLDKGIMEPQLYGN
- a CDS encoding winged helix-turn-helix domain-containing protein, encoding METKKELRNRCWIDIDGKKFFGPGRAQLLVMIDKNGSLSKAAKEMGMSYRKAWSMVEDMNQRGQQPYVELHKGGTQGGGAELTPRGKTVLAAFQHMNAQIQATLEQHTQDMLGLI